One Gossypium raimondii isolate GPD5lz chromosome 3, ASM2569854v1, whole genome shotgun sequence genomic window carries:
- the LOC105793947 gene encoding conserved oligomeric Golgi complex subunit 4 encodes MLSTPYESEATEQHDDTSASTMKFGTPEAVDYVRSLTDVGAMTRLLHECIAYQRALDVDLDTLLSQRTDLDKSLNNLQRSADVLDIVKAESDHMLSNVTSTCHLADQVSRKVRELDLAQSRVNSTLLRIDAIVERGNCIDGVKSALDAEDYESATNYVRTFLEIDNKFKDSGSDHREQLLASKKQLEGIVKKKLMAAVDQRDHATILRFIKLYSPLGLEEEGLQVYVGYLKKVIGMRSRLEYENLVELMEQSNGQNQNNQVNFVGCLTNLFKDIVLAVEENDEILRTLCGEDGVVYAIFELQEECDSRGSLILKKYMEFRKLAKLSSEINSQNKNLLTVGAPEGPNPREIELYLEEILSLMQLGEDYTQYMVSKIKGMTTVDPDLVPRATKAFRTGSFSKVAQDITGFYVILEGFFMVENVRKAIGIDELVPDSLTTSMVDDVFYVLQSCLRRAISTSNISSVVAVLSGASSLLNNEYYEALQLKVREPNLGPKLFLGGVGVQKTGTEIATALNNIDLSSEYVLKLKHEIEEQCAEVFPAPTEREKVKSCLSELADLSNTFKQAQNAGMEQLAATVTPQIRPVLDSVATISYELSESEYAENEVNDPWVQRLLHAFEINVAWLQPLMTTNNYDSFVHLVIDFIVKRLEVIMMQKRFSQLGGLQLDRDTRALVSHFSGMTQRTVRDKFARLTQMATILNLEKVSEILDFWGENSGPMTWRLTPAEVRRVLSLRVDFKPEAIAALKL; translated from the exons ATGTTGTCGACACCGTACGAGTCCGAAGCGACGGAGCAGCACGACGATACCTCCGCATCAACCATGAAATTCGGGACTCCCGAGGCAGTCGACTACGTCCGATCCCTCACCGACGTGGGGGCCATGACGCGCCTCCTTCACGAGTGCATCGCCTACCAACGCGCCCTCGATGTGGACCTAGACACCCTCCTCTCCCAGCGCACCGACCTCGACAAGAGCCTAAACAACCTCCAAAGATCTGCCGACGTTCTCGACATTGTCAAGGCTGAATCTGACCACATGCTCTCTAACGTTACCTCCACCTGCCATCTCGCTGACCAAGTCAGCCGCAAGGTCCGCGAGCTCGACCTCGCTCAGTCACGCGTCAACTCCACGCTCCTCCGCATCGATGCCATTGTGGAGAGAGGGAATTGCATCGACGGCGTCAAAAGCGCTCTCGACGCTGAGGACTACGAGTCAGCCACGAACTACGTAAGGACATTTTTGGAGATCGATAATAAGTTTAAGGATTCCGGATCAGACCATAGGGAACAGTTGTTAGCCTCAAAGAAGCAACTGGAAGGGattgtaaagaaaaaattaatggcAGCCGTGGATCAGAGGGATCATGCTACAATCCTGAGATTCATTAAGCTGTATTCTCCTTTGGGTCTTGAGGAAGAAGGGTTGCAAGTTTATGTTGGGTATTTGAAGAAAGTGATCGGGATGAGATCAAGGCTAGAGTATGAGAATTTGGTTGAGTTGATGGAACAAAGTAATGGGCAAAATCAGAATAACCAGGTAAATTTTGTTGGGTGTTTGACTAATTTGTTTAAAGATATAGTTTTAGCTGTTGAGGAAAATGATGAGATTTTACGGACTCTTTGCGGAGAAGACGGAGTGGTGTATGCCATTTTTGAGCTACAAGAGGAATGTGATTCAAGGGGTTCTTTAATCTTGAAAAAATATATGGAATTTAGGAAATTGGCTAAATTGTCTTCTGAAATCAATTCTCAAAATAAGAATTTGTTAACTGTTGGAGCACCTGAAGGACCAAACCCAAGAGAGATTGAGTTGTATTTAGAAGAAATATTGTCATTGATGCAACTTGGTGAAGATTACACCCAATACATGGTTTCAAAGATCAAGGGGATGACAACAGTTGATCCGGATTTAGTCCCACGGGCTACAAAAGCTTTTAGGACAGGAAGTTTTAGCAAAGTTGCTCAAGATATTACTGGCTTTTATGTGATTTTAGAGGGGTTCTTTATGGTGGAAAACGTGAGGAAAGCCATAGGGATCGATGAGCTTGTACCTGATAGCCTTACTACTTCAATGGTGGACGATGTGTTTTATGTTTTGCAAAGTTGCTTGAGAAGGGCTATTTCTACTTCGAATATTAGCTCTGTAGTTGCAGTACTGAGTGGTGCCAGTAGTTTGCTGAATAATGAATACTATGAAGCCTTGCAACTGAAAGTAAGAGAACCGAATCTTGGGCCAAAGTTGTTCTTGGGTGGTGTTGGTGTTCAAAAGACTGGGACGGAGATTGCTACAGCCCTGAATAATATAGATCTGAGCAGTGAGTATGTCCTGAAACTAAAACACGAAATTGAAGAGCAGTGTGCGGAG GTCTTTCCTGCACCAACTGAAAGGGAAAAGGTAAAATCTTGTTTGTCCGAGTTGGCTGACTTGAGCAACACTTTCAAGCAAGCCCAGAATGCTGGTATGGAGCAACTAGCGGCAACTGTGACACCTCAAATCCGTCCAGTACTAGACAGTGTAGCAACCATCAGCTATGAACTATCAGAGTCTGAATATGCCGAGAACGAGGTGAATGATCCTTGGGTACAGAGACTTCTTCATGCTTTTGAAATCAATGTGGCTTGGCTCCAACCCCTAATGACTACTAACAACTACGATTCATTTGTACATTTGGTAATCGACTTCATTGTGAAGAGGTTGGAAGTGATTATGATGCAGAAACGGTTTAGTCAACTCGGTGGCCTTCAGCTTGACAGAGATACCCGAGCGTTGGTAAGCCATTTTTCTGGGATGACGCAGAGGACCGTGAGAGACAAATTTGCTCGTCTTACACAGATGGCAACCATACTCAACTTGGAAAAGGTGTCGGAGATTCTGGATTTCTGGGGCGAAAACTCAGGGCCTATGACCTGGAGACTGACACCTGCTGAGGTTAGGAGAGTTCTGAGTTTAAGGGTTGATTTCAAACCTGAAGCTATTGCTGCTTTGAAATTGTAA